One Algibacter sp. L3A6 genomic region harbors:
- a CDS encoding glycoside hydrolase family 88 protein encodes MKFFKVNVFILGFTMLIVSCSSVKKEKDVKHIDEILSSNTIKVKAALKDLKTFDSFPRTISKNHSKWEQVGVKDWCSGFWPGVLWYAYEFSGDQDLKQAAENFTAPLKTIAYSKALDHDIGFQIYNSYGNGYRLTGNPEYKKVLLAAADTLATLYNPLVGSIHSWPMKPQYPHNTIIDNMINLELLFWAAKNGGSKRLYDIAESHAEVSMKHLVRPDYSTYHLGAFDDKTGAFIRGVAHQGYADDSMWARGQTWGIYGFAFTYRETGREDFLKTAIGLADKFLERLPEDGMPFWDFDDPKIPNAPKDASAAAVAACGLLDLSGLVKDAKLKETYFNAAKRFIDILSSDAYLSKNNNQALLLHSTGHHPKNSEIDVPIIYADYYFMEALLRLKRMETNKNNS; translated from the coding sequence ATGAAATTTTTTAAAGTGAACGTTTTCATTTTAGGCTTTACAATGCTAATCGTAAGTTGTTCTTCAGTAAAAAAAGAAAAAGATGTTAAACATATTGATGAGATATTAAGTTCTAATACCATAAAGGTTAAAGCGGCTTTAAAAGATCTAAAAACATTCGATAGTTTTCCTCGTACTATTTCTAAAAACCATTCTAAATGGGAGCAAGTAGGCGTTAAAGATTGGTGCAGTGGCTTTTGGCCAGGTGTCCTGTGGTATGCTTATGAGTTTTCCGGAGATCAAGATTTAAAGCAGGCAGCCGAAAACTTCACGGCACCATTAAAAACTATTGCCTATAGTAAGGCCTTAGATCATGACATTGGTTTTCAAATTTACAATAGCTATGGTAATGGTTATAGGCTTACAGGGAATCCTGAATATAAAAAAGTACTATTGGCAGCAGCTGATACTTTAGCAACATTGTACAACCCGCTTGTAGGTTCTATTCACTCTTGGCCAATGAAACCACAATACCCACACAATACCATTATTGATAATATGATTAATTTAGAGTTGCTATTTTGGGCGGCTAAAAATGGAGGTTCAAAAAGGCTCTATGATATTGCAGAGAGCCATGCAGAGGTGAGTATGAAGCATTTGGTGCGTCCAGATTATTCAACCTATCATTTAGGGGCTTTTGATGATAAAACAGGCGCATTTATTCGTGGTGTAGCACATCAAGGTTACGCCGATGATTCTATGTGGGCAAGAGGGCAAACTTGGGGTATTTATGGGTTTGCTTTCACATATAGAGAAACAGGTAGAGAAGATTTCTTAAAGACAGCCATTGGCCTTGCTGATAAGTTTTTAGAGCGCTTACCTGAAGATGGTATGCCGTTTTGGGATTTCGACGATCCTAAAATTCCAAATGCACCTAAAGATGCTTCTGCGGCTGCCGTTGCAGCTTGTGGTTTATTGGATCTTTCAGGCTTAGTTAAAGATGCGAAATTAAAAGAAACTTACTTTAATGCAGCTAAGCGTTTTATAGATATTCTTTCTTCCGATGCATATCTAAGTAAAAATAACAATCAAGCATTGTTACTGCATTCAACGGGACATCACCCTAAAAATTCAGAAATCGATGTGCCTATTATTTATGCGGATTATTATTTTATGGAGGCTTTGTTAAGGTTGAAGAGAATGGAAACTAATAAGAATAATTCATAA
- a CDS encoding hybrid sensor histidine kinase/response regulator transcription factor, with protein MNLRLYFVFVSLFISFSALAQFNNLKFENLDKIDGLSSSTCSEIFQDRDGYLWFGTIDGLNKYNGYGFEVFRPNLNDSTSISNIRINTITEDKSGNLWIGTNNGLNILNKNTQQFSRVNIFESESITSNTNEVINKLLFDEVENTIWVATNRGAVKIDLKDNDVNASNLKVNTFQHNEDNKNSIDNNYVNVVLKDKNNNIWLSTNGAYLNKYNKAKNNFERVLIENKRFYELNHISKRVFIDIDGDFWIGNDVSNLILWNPRSNSFNHISIVENKAPIQDFYQDENGIIWISTDGYGLLLYNKHEEKLEQSIVNNPFDPFSLPNNQPSKIFQDHDGVFWLGSYDKGVSKLDPSKNSFGHHYYQPNNPKGLSEKIVQSVLQDSKERIWLGTYNGGLDLYNPETNTFKNFSQNPKDENSLSSNKILYTFEDSNSDIWICTFDGGLNKFNPETDQFERFYHDEKDSLTIGQNSIWTGVEDSKNRIWLGLKSEGLNIYNPKNKTFHSYKKNLASNNIFTLFIDSKNRLLIGTNLGLNVLDLNALNEFIPKRLDVSEVKEKGVAGQKINYITEDVLHNIWLGTDNGVFKLDSNLKVVKAYASANGLPNNFVVGLAEDNDGNVWATTKNGLSFINTKTDQIKNFNTHDGIQGAEFQSKSIEKTKDGRIIAGGINGFNIFNPKTINLKSAEVLKPKITGFRLNNKKINYGDSVNGRVLLNKDISQTKYIELKHDENYITFEFEALFYNNPDHVRYAYKMHGIDDNFVTIESSRVVNQANLLPGSYTFEVLASVDRAWEKSESALIRIDILPPLWKTWWAYLIYLVLITGLVWFFMRLYSRRIQESQERNLDVMKLQFFINVSHEFRTPLTLILNPLEKILVNLNESTVVKSSALSAQRSARRLLHLVNQLLDYRKMDAGMAPLQLEKGDIVKFSESIFDLFKGLAEKKQIDYQFVSSSEEIISLFDFDKLEKIITNLISNAIKFTDRGGSISVNIASLTQENRVSGVFKKQKQRGDFVEIVIKDSGVGMDKEQQEQVFSRFSSLDATKSGTGIGLNFTKALVEMHEGTITVKSKLKKGSKFIVAIPLDIKGREEVVENVKNEFLINSMKAVEYDMLTSDITLPIEKSQPETTNSKKQTILIVEDNSELRAHLKDDLSDHYIVKEAVNGKKGLEMVLKHYPDIIISDVMMPKMDGFEMCKTLKSEFETCHIPIILLTARSREEDLISGFNQGADAYVSKPFRITVLKARIKNLLDTKERLKQKFSKLGAILPSKELTTNSLDEAFIEKATKIVLENISNPDFKIADILKEIGLGKSQFFRKIQSITGQNPSGFIRVIRLKYAAELLIQGNFTVKEIAYKAGFNSSTYFGKSFKEEFKVTPKEYIDNHENK; from the coding sequence ATGAATTTGAGATTGTATTTTGTATTTGTTTCTCTTTTTATTTCATTTTCAGCTCTAGCTCAATTCAATAATTTAAAATTTGAGAATTTAGATAAGATAGATGGACTCTCTAGTAGTACATGTTCCGAAATATTTCAGGATCGAGATGGTTACCTGTGGTTTGGTACTATTGATGGCTTAAACAAATATAACGGATATGGTTTTGAGGTTTTTAGACCAAATCTAAACGATTCTACTTCCATTAGCAACATCAGGATTAATACCATTACAGAAGATAAAAGTGGTAATTTATGGATTGGTACCAATAACGGACTCAATATCTTAAACAAAAACACTCAGCAATTTTCTCGTGTTAATATTTTTGAAAGTGAATCTATAACATCAAACACCAATGAGGTTATAAATAAATTATTGTTTGATGAGGTTGAAAATACCATATGGGTGGCGACCAATAGAGGCGCAGTAAAAATTGACTTAAAAGATAATGATGTTAACGCATCTAACTTAAAAGTTAATACGTTTCAACATAATGAAGACAACAAAAATTCTATAGATAATAACTACGTTAACGTGGTTTTAAAAGATAAGAATAATAACATTTGGCTGAGTACAAATGGGGCTTATTTAAATAAATATAATAAGGCTAAAAATAATTTTGAAAGGGTTTTAATAGAAAACAAACGCTTTTATGAGCTAAACCACATCTCTAAACGAGTTTTTATAGATATAGATGGCGATTTTTGGATTGGTAATGATGTTTCTAATTTAATACTTTGGAATCCTAGAAGTAATAGTTTTAATCACATTTCCATTGTTGAAAATAAAGCACCAATACAAGATTTTTATCAAGATGAAAATGGTATTATTTGGATTTCTACAGATGGATATGGTTTGTTGTTATACAATAAGCATGAAGAAAAATTAGAGCAAAGTATAGTTAACAACCCGTTCGATCCGTTTTCATTACCGAACAATCAACCTTCAAAAATATTTCAAGATCATGATGGCGTTTTCTGGCTTGGTAGCTATGATAAAGGTGTGAGTAAGTTAGATCCGTCTAAAAACTCTTTTGGGCATCACTATTATCAACCTAATAATCCAAAAGGGCTAAGTGAAAAAATTGTGCAATCGGTTTTGCAGGATTCTAAAGAACGAATTTGGTTAGGTACTTACAATGGAGGTTTAGATTTATACAATCCAGAAACTAATACTTTTAAAAATTTTTCACAAAATCCTAAAGATGAAAATTCATTAAGTTCAAATAAAATATTATACACTTTTGAAGATTCTAATAGTGATATTTGGATCTGTACTTTCGATGGTGGTTTAAACAAGTTTAATCCTGAAACCGATCAATTTGAAAGGTTTTATCATGATGAAAAAGATAGCTTAACCATCGGTCAGAACTCTATATGGACTGGTGTTGAGGATTCTAAGAACCGAATTTGGTTAGGTTTAAAAAGTGAGGGTTTAAATATTTATAACCCGAAAAATAAAACATTTCATAGTTATAAAAAAAACTTAGCGAGTAATAACATTTTTACGCTATTTATTGATTCTAAAAATAGATTACTTATCGGAACTAATTTAGGCTTGAATGTTCTAGATTTAAATGCTCTCAATGAGTTTATTCCAAAAAGGCTAGACGTTTCCGAGGTAAAAGAAAAAGGTGTTGCAGGGCAGAAAATAAATTATATCACCGAAGATGTTCTGCACAACATTTGGTTAGGTACCGATAATGGTGTGTTTAAATTAGATAGCAATTTAAAAGTTGTAAAAGCGTATGCATCAGCTAACGGACTGCCTAATAATTTTGTTGTTGGTTTGGCGGAGGATAATGATGGGAATGTTTGGGCAACTACAAAAAATGGTCTCTCATTTATTAATACAAAAACAGATCAAATTAAAAATTTCAATACGCACGATGGAATACAAGGTGCGGAGTTTCAAAGTAAATCTATTGAGAAAACTAAGGATGGTAGAATAATAGCGGGAGGTATTAATGGTTTTAATATTTTTAACCCTAAAACTATCAATTTAAAATCTGCGGAAGTTTTAAAACCAAAAATAACAGGGTTTCGTTTAAATAATAAAAAGATAAATTATGGCGATTCTGTAAATGGTAGAGTGCTTTTAAATAAAGATATTTCTCAAACAAAATATATAGAGCTAAAGCATGACGAGAATTATATTACGTTTGAATTTGAAGCGCTTTTTTATAATAATCCAGATCATGTTAGGTATGCCTACAAAATGCATGGTATAGATGATAATTTTGTAACTATCGAGAGTTCACGAGTAGTTAATCAGGCTAATTTATTACCAGGTAGTTACACGTTTGAAGTTTTGGCTTCTGTAGATCGCGCATGGGAAAAAAGTGAATCAGCATTAATACGCATAGACATTTTACCACCATTATGGAAAACATGGTGGGCTTATCTCATTTATTTAGTTTTAATTACTGGTCTTGTTTGGTTTTTTATGAGACTGTATAGTAGACGTATTCAAGAGTCGCAGGAGCGTAACCTCGATGTTATGAAGCTTCAGTTCTTTATCAATGTATCTCATGAGTTTAGAACACCGCTTACCTTAATTTTAAATCCGCTAGAAAAGATATTGGTTAATTTAAATGAGTCTACCGTTGTAAAATCTTCTGCTTTATCTGCACAGCGTAGTGCTAGACGCCTTTTACACTTGGTAAATCAGCTTTTAGATTACCGAAAAATGGATGCCGGAATGGCGCCTTTACAATTAGAAAAAGGCGATATCGTAAAGTTTAGTGAATCTATCTTTGATTTATTTAAGGGTTTAGCTGAAAAAAAACAGATAGACTATCAGTTTGTATCTTCTTCCGAAGAAATAATATCTCTTTTTGATTTCGATAAACTCGAAAAAATAATTACAAATTTAATATCTAATGCCATTAAATTTACCGATCGTGGAGGGAGTATAAGCGTTAATATAGCAAGTTTAACTCAGGAAAACCGTGTTTCAGGTGTGTTTAAAAAGCAGAAACAACGCGGCGATTTTGTAGAAATTGTTATTAAAGATAGCGGTGTTGGTATGGATAAAGAGCAGCAAGAGCAGGTGTTTTCACGCTTTTCTAGTTTAGATGCTACTAAATCGGGTACTGGTATTGGATTAAACTTTACTAAAGCATTAGTTGAAATGCATGAGGGTACTATTACAGTAAAAAGTAAACTTAAAAAAGGCTCTAAATTTATAGTTGCTATTCCTTTAGATATAAAGGGTAGAGAAGAAGTGGTTGAAAATGTAAAGAATGAGTTTTTAATAAACTCAATGAAAGCTGTAGAGTACGATATGCTGACTTCTGATATAACATTACCAATCGAAAAATCACAACCGGAAACCACGAATTCTAAAAAGCAAACCATATTAATTGTAGAAGATAATAGTGAGCTGAGAGCGCATTTAAAAGATGATTTAAGCGATCATTACATTGTGAAAGAAGCCGTTAACGGAAAAAAAGGTTTAGAAATGGTTTTGAAGCATTATCCAGACATTATTATTAGTGATGTAATGATGCCAAAAATGGATGGTTTTGAAATGTGTAAAACCTTAAAATCGGAATTTGAAACATGCCATATTCCTATAATTTTACTAACGGCTAGAAGCCGGGAAGAAGATTTAATATCTGGTTTTAATCAAGGCGCAGATGCATATGTATCAAAACCTTTTAGAATTACAGTGCTAAAAGCAAGAATAAAAAACCTTTTAGATACTAAAGAAAGGTTGAAACAAAAGTTCTCTAAACTTGGAGCCATACTGCCTTCAAAAGAACTGACAACAAATTCTCTAGATGAAGCTTTTATCGAGAAGGCCACAAAAATTGTATTAGAAAATATAAGTAATCCCGATTTTAAAATTGCTGATATTTTAAAAGAAATAGGTCTTGGTAAGTCTCAGTTTTTTAGAAAAATTCAATCTATAACGGGGCAAAACCCAAGTGGTTTTATTAGGGTAATCCGTTTAAAATATGCTGCGGAATTATTAATCCAAGGAAACTTTACAGTTAAGGAAATTGCATATAAAGCTGGCTTTAATTCTTCAACCTATTTCGGTAAAAGTTTCAAAGAAGAATTTAAAGTAACACCTAAAGAATATATTGATAACCACGAAAATAAATAA
- a CDS encoding carbohydrate-binding protein — protein sequence MKKTTFRVIKLLSISKKTLVLLCFILGYIGSINAQFVHPGLSHKQSDLERMKYMVEAEIDPWFSSYQHMVSDSKASYNYAVQGNTSMTVLYRDSPKTNLSAFESDSRAAYYNALQWSITGDSRYADKAVEIFNAWTGLTYLQHTGTRALTSCLIYQMVEAAEIIKSTYSGWAANDIQAFKDMLVYPGYSNITVPADLTTQGTWYWRAYLFDYVRAGNQELSAIRACLAMGVFLDNEIMYDRALRYTMGLPNRTDDLPYQAGPHIRGSIKSTTEYQVDYNYTIGNTTPDYGFNGVLTNYIYANGQSQESSRDQVHTMWGESLLCSVGEIAWNQGTDLWGASDSRILLGLEYNMKYSVSYIASYPDQPTEWTPTVESGEFIEGMDRTNRTKSLAMSPIYGTDASRILRGTFHTVAAWELPTAHYVGRGLKTEDDVKWTLRAREKSIDINGTYETAPSNGAYLGYGGLTFRRPSECFGDPISGFDGNNLPVYNMNGLPMTIEAENFDYSTVSGENRIYHDTSIGNSRNEYRTDENVDLKECTEGGYNVTDIASGEWLTYTVNIPNNGTYDILIRYASINANGTIKFNIGGTDVTTDVVVPFGGSHSTGLSDWKDFTVASNVTLTKGVQALKIYFNGVDNAFELNNFTVNLISNQDDIDACGTIIANSQINAEDYCDSQGVEIKAASEGGSYIGGIQKGDFLNYGVFNFNENSINAAEVAIGKSSTKDTFVEIRLDSDNGTLIGSIDVSETTGGSQNWKASSAALANVSGSHEVFLVFNGQANTTLANFNWFRLYNDISLSVEEENNALMSMYPNPVIDVFTVTNSEGSVLEIHDMLGKLLLQTKVENNNKSLDVSYLNQGVYFVSLKNNGVLITERIVKN from the coding sequence ATGAAGAAAACTACTTTCAGGGTAATCAAACTCCTTTCAATTTCAAAAAAAACACTTGTATTGCTATGCTTCATTTTGGGGTATATCGGTAGCATAAATGCTCAATTTGTGCATCCAGGTTTATCACATAAACAATCGGATTTAGAACGTATGAAATATATGGTTGAAGCTGAGATAGATCCTTGGTTTAGTTCTTACCAACATATGGTTTCCGATTCTAAAGCAAGTTATAATTATGCTGTTCAAGGAAATACATCGATGACGGTTTTGTATCGAGATTCACCTAAAACAAACCTCTCAGCTTTTGAAAGTGATAGCAGAGCAGCCTATTACAATGCTTTGCAATGGAGTATTACTGGAGATAGTCGATATGCCGATAAAGCAGTAGAAATTTTTAACGCATGGACCGGCTTAACTTATCTACAACATACAGGTACTAGAGCGTTAACGAGCTGCTTAATATATCAAATGGTAGAAGCCGCAGAGATAATAAAAAGCACCTATTCTGGTTGGGCAGCCAACGATATTCAAGCTTTTAAAGATATGTTGGTGTATCCTGGGTATTCTAATATAACTGTACCCGCAGATTTAACTACACAAGGCACATGGTATTGGCGCGCTTATTTGTTTGATTATGTACGTGCAGGAAATCAAGAATTAAGTGCTATACGAGCGTGTTTGGCAATGGGTGTGTTTTTAGATAACGAAATTATGTACGATAGAGCACTTAGGTATACCATGGGATTACCAAATCGTACGGATGATTTACCATATCAGGCTGGTCCGCATATAAGAGGTAGTATAAAAAGTACAACAGAATATCAAGTAGATTATAATTATACCATAGGTAACACAACGCCAGACTACGGTTTTAATGGTGTTTTAACTAATTATATTTATGCCAATGGGCAGTCGCAAGAAAGCTCACGAGATCAGGTGCATACTATGTGGGGAGAATCTTTATTATGTTCGGTTGGTGAAATAGCTTGGAATCAAGGAACCGATTTATGGGGCGCTTCAGATTCTCGTATTCTATTAGGTTTAGAGTATAACATGAAATACAGCGTCTCTTATATAGCTTCATATCCAGATCAACCAACAGAATGGACACCAACAGTAGAATCTGGTGAATTTATAGAAGGTATGGACAGAACAAACCGAACAAAGTCTTTAGCTATGTCTCCAATATATGGAACCGATGCTTCTAGAATATTACGTGGTACCTTCCATACGGTTGCTGCCTGGGAATTACCAACAGCACATTATGTTGGTCGAGGTCTAAAAACTGAAGATGATGTAAAATGGACGTTAAGAGCTAGAGAAAAATCTATTGATATAAATGGAACATACGAAACTGCACCATCAAATGGGGCATATCTTGGTTATGGCGGATTAACCTTCCGTAGGCCAAGTGAATGTTTTGGAGATCCCATTTCTGGTTTCGATGGAAATAATTTACCTGTTTATAATATGAATGGTTTGCCTATGACTATAGAAGCGGAGAATTTTGATTATTCAACAGTAAGTGGTGAAAATCGTATATACCACGATACTTCAATAGGGAATTCTAGAAATGAGTATCGTACTGATGAAAATGTAGATCTAAAAGAATGCACGGAAGGTGGATATAATGTAACAGATATTGCATCAGGCGAATGGCTTACGTACACGGTAAACATTCCGAATAATGGCACTTATGATATTTTAATACGATATGCATCAATTAATGCCAATGGTACTATAAAATTTAATATCGGAGGAACAGATGTAACAACCGATGTTGTTGTTCCTTTTGGTGGATCTCATTCTACAGGATTAAGTGATTGGAAGGATTTTACAGTAGCGAGTAATGTAACCCTAACAAAAGGTGTACAAGCTCTAAAAATTTATTTTAATGGCGTAGATAATGCTTTTGAATTAAATAACTTTACAGTAAACTTAATTAGTAATCAGGATGATATTGATGCATGTGGTACTATAATTGCAAATTCTCAAATAAATGCAGAAGATTATTGTGATAGTCAAGGCGTTGAGATTAAAGCAGCATCAGAAGGAGGTTCTTACATTGGAGGTATCCAAAAAGGCGACTTTTTAAATTATGGAGTTTTCAATTTTAATGAAAATAGTATTAATGCAGCTGAGGTTGCAATTGGGAAATCTTCAACTAAAGATACGTTTGTAGAAATTAGATTAGATAGTGATAACGGTACTTTAATTGGCTCTATAGATGTTAGCGAAACCACGGGAGGTTCGCAAAACTGGAAAGCAAGTTCGGCTGCTTTAGCAAATGTATCAGGTTCTCATGAGGTGTTTTTGGTTTTTAATGGTCAGGCCAACACAACTTTAGCAAACTTTAATTGGTTTAGACTTTATAATGATATTTCTCTATCTGTAGAAGAGGAGAATAATGCTTTAATGTCTATGTATCCAAATCCGGTGATTGATGTGTTTACTGTAACAAATAGCGAAGGCAGTGTTTTAGAAATTCATGATATGCTAGGCAAGTTATTACTTCAAACTAAAGTTGAGAATAATAATAAATCACTCGATGTTAGTTATTTAAATCAAGGTGTTTATTTTGTTTCTCTTAAAAACAATGGAGTTCTTATAACTGAGAGGATAGTTAAAAACTAA
- a CDS encoding SDR family oxidoreductase, whose amino-acid sequence MENILVAGANGTTGKKIVNLLNASQYFKPVAMVRKAEQEEQFKKDGIATVLGDLEKDISHTVKGIDKVIFAAGSGGKNVIDVDQEGAKKLVDASKKANVKKFVMLSSMGAENPEKASDLKNYLMAKHNADEYLKLSELTYAIVRPGSLTDNNATDHIELEKSLNKSGSISRADVAQTLVRSLHDDAAINQTFEIIEGNTLIGKALDTLS is encoded by the coding sequence ATGGAAAATATATTAGTAGCTGGTGCCAACGGTACCACCGGAAAAAAAATAGTAAACTTATTAAATGCATCTCAATATTTTAAACCTGTTGCTATGGTTCGTAAAGCCGAACAAGAAGAACAGTTTAAAAAAGATGGTATAGCAACCGTTTTAGGAGATTTAGAAAAAGACATTTCTCATACTGTAAAAGGTATAGATAAAGTAATATTTGCAGCGGGTTCTGGAGGAAAAAACGTTATTGACGTAGATCAAGAAGGTGCAAAAAAATTAGTAGATGCTTCAAAAAAAGCCAATGTTAAGAAATTTGTTATGTTAAGTTCTATGGGAGCAGAAAACCCAGAAAAAGCAAGCGACTTAAAAAACTATTTAATGGCTAAACATAATGCTGATGAATATTTAAAATTAAGCGAATTAACATATGCTATTGTTAGACCAGGAAGCTTAACAGATAATAACGCCACAGACCATATTGAATTAGAAAAAAGTTTAAATAAAAGTGGTTCTATTAGTAGAGCCGATGTTGCTCAAACTTTAGTGAGATCACTACATGATGACGCCGCTATCAACCAAACTTTTGAAATTATAGAAGGCAACACACTTATCGGGAAAGCTTTAGACACGCTGTCTTAA
- a CDS encoding YihY/virulence factor BrkB family protein — protein MEQLQTTHQFSIKELPSLIKETYTSWMADDPFRLSAIVAYYTVLALPALLVIIINVIGAIWGVEIVQGQVTDEISAALGKDAASAIENIISETQNSESNFLSTVIGIGTLLFGATGVFYQLKISLNEIWKIKTNPNAKIWKIITDRALSFAFILVIGFLLLVSFIVTAAISALNSYIRDALPDVLLYIAYILDFVLSVGIISVLFALMFKYLPDAKIKWRTVWIGAILTAILFVVGKLLLGIYFGQADPGSTYGAAGSIVLILLWVSYSSLILFFGAEFTYVYAKRYGKGIEPKTIGIITE, from the coding sequence ATGGAGCAATTACAAACAACACATCAATTTAGCATTAAAGAACTTCCTTCTTTAATAAAAGAAACATACACCTCTTGGATGGCCGACGATCCGTTTAGGCTTAGCGCTATTGTGGCGTACTATACCGTATTGGCACTACCCGCTTTATTGGTGATTATAATAAATGTAATTGGTGCTATTTGGGGTGTCGAAATTGTACAAGGACAAGTAACTGATGAAATTTCGGCCGCATTAGGTAAAGATGCCGCAAGTGCTATAGAGAATATTATTAGTGAAACTCAAAATTCAGAGAGTAATTTTCTATCTACAGTTATCGGTATTGGTACACTACTTTTTGGTGCTACGGGTGTGTTTTATCAATTAAAAATATCGCTTAACGAAATCTGGAAAATAAAAACCAATCCTAATGCTAAAATCTGGAAAATTATTACCGATCGTGCCTTGAGCTTTGCCTTCATATTGGTTATAGGCTTTTTGCTCTTAGTTAGTTTTATAGTTACAGCAGCCATTAGCGCATTAAATAGTTATATACGCGATGCCTTACCAGATGTTCTATTATACATCGCTTACATATTAGATTTTGTATTATCTGTAGGTATCATTTCTGTGCTTTTTGCTTTAATGTTTAAGTACTTACCCGATGCTAAAATTAAATGGCGAACTGTATGGATTGGTGCTATACTTACCGCCATACTCTTTGTAGTTGGTAAATTATTACTAGGTATTTATTTTGGCCAAGCCGATCCTGGTTCCACCTATGGAGCAGCCGGCAGTATTGTTCTAATTCTCTTATGGGTTTCTTATTCCTCACTTATTTTATTCTTCGGAGCCGAATTCACTTATGTCTATGCAAAACGCTATGGCAAAGGTATAGAGCCAAAGACTATTGGTATTATAACAGAATAA
- a CDS encoding AI-2E family transporter: MKHISPNIIRQVFVLLLIILMGVLIFQEILPYLSGVLGAITIYVILKKPMKKLTDRGWYPNMAALFLMLISFLCIMVPIAGLAVMMGSKIQYAVDNSQKVINAGKGQLEKVESYFNINMASDIDTGAITSWLSDKLQNFAGGTFNMVISITLMYFLLFFMLTNRKKLKESLFEYIPIKDENLTIIGEETSANVKANALGIPLVAIGQGIVSLIGFLIFGISDPFFWAAIVTVGSMIPFVGSALGTIPVFLLALSNGDTFQAWGILIYGIVAIGATDNVFRLYILKRLDDVHPLITLVGVLVGVPLFGFIGLIFGPLLVSLFLIVLRIYKKQYGETQ; this comes from the coding sequence ATGAAACACATTAGCCCAAACATTATTAGACAAGTTTTTGTACTGCTACTTATAATACTTATGGGCGTACTCATATTTCAAGAAATTCTGCCTTATTTAAGTGGTGTTCTTGGTGCAATAACGATTTATGTTATTCTAAAAAAACCCATGAAAAAATTAACGGATAGAGGTTGGTATCCTAATATGGCAGCCCTCTTTTTAATGTTGATCTCTTTTTTGTGCATTATGGTTCCTATAGCTGGTTTAGCAGTTATGATGGGAAGTAAAATTCAATATGCAGTAGATAACTCACAGAAAGTGATTAATGCCGGTAAAGGACAGTTAGAAAAAGTAGAATCGTATTTCAATATAAACATGGCGTCGGATATAGATACCGGAGCTATTACATCTTGGTTATCAGATAAATTACAAAATTTTGCAGGTGGCACATTTAATATGGTAATATCCATAACTTTAATGTACTTCCTTTTGTTTTTTATGCTTACCAATAGAAAAAAATTAAAAGAATCATTATTTGAATATATCCCTATTAAAGACGAAAATTTAACCATCATAGGAGAAGAAACCAGCGCCAATGTAAAAGCAAACGCCCTTGGTATTCCTTTGGTAGCTATTGGTCAAGGTATTGTGAGCTTAATTGGCTTTTTAATCTTCGGGATTTCCGACCCGTTTTTTTGGGCTGCGATTGTTACCGTTGGATCTATGATTCCGTTTGTAGGTAGTGCATTGGGTACCATTCCGGTGTTTTTACTAGCGTTATCAAACGGCGACACATTTCAGGCTTGGGGAATATTAATTTACGGTATTGTGGCTATTGGGGCCACAGATAATGTGTTTAGACTATATATTTTAAAAAGGCTCGACGATGTACACCCTTTAATAACCTTAGTGGGCGTTTTGGTTGGGGTACCGCTATTCGGTTTTATCGGGTTAATCTTCGGGCCTTTATTAGTTAGTTTATTCCTTATTGTACTTCGCATTTACAAAAAACAATACGGAGAAACCCAATAA